Proteins encoded in a region of the Canis lupus dingo isolate Sandy chromosome 17, ASM325472v2, whole genome shotgun sequence genome:
- the PEX11B gene encoding peroxisomal membrane protein 11B isoform X2 has product MGKLRAAQYACSLLGHALQKHGASPELQKQIRQLEGHLSLGRKLLRLGNSADALESAKRAVHLSDVVLRFCITVSHLNRALYFACDNVLWAGKSGLAPRVDQEKWAQRSFRYYLFSLIMNLSRDAYEIRLLMEQESSAYGRRLKGSGGGAMGGTETAGPGGPGTPGGGLPQLALKLQLRVLLLARVLRGHPPLLLDVVRNACDLFIPLDKLGLWRCGPGIVGLCGLVSSILSILTLICPWLRLKP; this is encoded by the exons atggggaaactgag GGCCGCCCAGTATGCCTGCTCCCTTCTTGGCCATGCACTGCAGAAACACGGGGCCAGTCCTGAGTTACAGAAACAAATTCGACAATTGGAGGGTCATCTGAGCCTAGGAAGAAAGC TTCTacgcctgggtaactcagcagATGCCCTTGAGTCAGCCAAACGAGCTGTGCACTTATCAGATGTTGTCCTGAGATTCTGCATCACTGTTAGTCACCTCAATCGAGCCTTGTACTTCGCCTGTGACAATGTCCTGTGGGCTGGAAAATCTGGACTAGCCCCTCGCGTGGATCAGGAGAAGTGGGCCCAGCGTTCATTCAG GTACTATCTGTTTTCCCTCATCATGAATTTGAGCCGTGATGCTTATGAAATTCGCCTACTGATGGAACAAGAGTCTTCAGCTTATGGCCGGCGGCTGAAGGGCTCTGGAGGAGGAGCCATGGGAGGAACTGAAACTGCAGGACCTGGGGGTCCAGGGACTCCAGGAGGAGGTTTGCCTCAACTAGCTCTTAAGCTACAGCTCCGAGTCCTGCTCTTAGCTCGGGTTCTTCGAGGTCATCCCCCACTTCTGCTGGATGTGGTCAGAAATGCCTGTGATCTTTTCATTCCACTGGACAAACTAGGCCTCTGGCGCTGTGGCCCTGGGATTGTGGGGCTTTGTGGCCTTGTGTCCTCCATCCTGTCTATTCTTACCCTAATCTGCCCTTGGCTACGACTCAAGCCCTGA
- the PEX11B gene encoding peroxisomal membrane protein 11B isoform X1 — MDAWVRFSAQSQARERLCRAAQYACSLLGHALQKHGASPELQKQIRQLEGHLSLGRKLLRLGNSADALESAKRAVHLSDVVLRFCITVSHLNRALYFACDNVLWAGKSGLAPRVDQEKWAQRSFRYYLFSLIMNLSRDAYEIRLLMEQESSAYGRRLKGSGGGAMGGTETAGPGGPGTPGGGLPQLALKLQLRVLLLARVLRGHPPLLLDVVRNACDLFIPLDKLGLWRCGPGIVGLCGLVSSILSILTLICPWLRLKP, encoded by the exons ATGGACGCCTGGGTTCGCTTCAGTGCTCAGAGCCAGGCTCGGGAGCGGCTGTGTAG GGCCGCCCAGTATGCCTGCTCCCTTCTTGGCCATGCACTGCAGAAACACGGGGCCAGTCCTGAGTTACAGAAACAAATTCGACAATTGGAGGGTCATCTGAGCCTAGGAAGAAAGC TTCTacgcctgggtaactcagcagATGCCCTTGAGTCAGCCAAACGAGCTGTGCACTTATCAGATGTTGTCCTGAGATTCTGCATCACTGTTAGTCACCTCAATCGAGCCTTGTACTTCGCCTGTGACAATGTCCTGTGGGCTGGAAAATCTGGACTAGCCCCTCGCGTGGATCAGGAGAAGTGGGCCCAGCGTTCATTCAG GTACTATCTGTTTTCCCTCATCATGAATTTGAGCCGTGATGCTTATGAAATTCGCCTACTGATGGAACAAGAGTCTTCAGCTTATGGCCGGCGGCTGAAGGGCTCTGGAGGAGGAGCCATGGGAGGAACTGAAACTGCAGGACCTGGGGGTCCAGGGACTCCAGGAGGAGGTTTGCCTCAACTAGCTCTTAAGCTACAGCTCCGAGTCCTGCTCTTAGCTCGGGTTCTTCGAGGTCATCCCCCACTTCTGCTGGATGTGGTCAGAAATGCCTGTGATCTTTTCATTCCACTGGACAAACTAGGCCTCTGGCGCTGTGGCCCTGGGATTGTGGGGCTTTGTGGCCTTGTGTCCTCCATCCTGTCTATTCTTACCCTAATCTGCCCTTGGCTACGACTCAAGCCCTGA